A stretch of Schistocerca americana isolate TAMUIC-IGC-003095 chromosome 3, iqSchAmer2.1, whole genome shotgun sequence DNA encodes these proteins:
- the LOC124606157 gene encoding uncharacterized protein LOC124606157 encodes MSDIKDVAPWTVKQCATEALTAMATLDTMTGLAVLLVLVTAALGAHQQSLADPPVCPERIPGVTLNITFYPNEDDCTKYWECDNGNLYNGSCTDGLIWNPNVDSCDWPYNYDCPYDRKLPIDVIDCPQPSPGEIFNVTFYPNEEDCTKYWECDNGVLRNGSCPNGLIWNNDLQACDWPYNYDCPYDKKGLIVFSDATPDCPQPSPGEIFNVTFYPNEEDCTLYWECDNGLLRNGSCPNGLIWNNDLQACDWPYNYDCPYDKKGLIVLSDATPDCPQPSPGEIFNVTFYPNEEDCTLYWECDNGLLRNGSCPNGLIWNNDLQACDWPYNYDCPYDKMGLIVLSDATPDCPQPSPGEIFNVTFYPNEEDCTLYWECDNGLLRNGSCPNGLIWNNDLQACDWPYNYDCPYDKMGLIVLSDATPDCPQPSPGEIFNVTFYPNEEDCTLYWECDNGLLRNGSCPNGLIWNNDLQACDWPYNYDCPYDKKGLIVLSDATPDCPQPSPGEVFNVTFYPNEEDCTKYFECDNGLLRNASCPNGLIWNNDLQVCDWPYNYDCPYDKKERSSLRGEVFVCPPVRPHLLGVVMFFPNNANCHKYWECLNGRVKDGNCEGDLVWNPNLKKCDLETNYPCNTDN; translated from the exons ATGTCGGATATAAAAGATGTGGCACCTTGGACAGTAAAGCAGTGTGCCACCGAGGCGTTGACGGCAATGGCAACTCTAGATACAATGACAG GCCTAGCGGTGCTTCTTGTTCTGGTGACAGCGGCTCTGGGTGCCCACCAGCAGTCACTGGCTGACCCGCCAGTATGTCCAGAGCGGATCCCGGGCGTGACACTCAACATTACCTTCTACCCAAATGAAGACGACTGCACCAAGTACTGGGAGTGTGACAACGGAAACCTTTATAACGGATCGTGTACTGATGGCTTGATTTGGAATCCCAATGTGGACTCTTGTGACTGGCCGTATAATTACGATTGTCCTTATGATAGGAAACTACCTATTGACGTCATAGACTGTCCTCAGCCATCCCCAGGTGAGATTTTCAACGTTACGTTCTACCCCAATGAGGAAGACTGCACCAAGTATTGGGAATGTGATAATGGAGTTTTGAGAAATGGATCTTGTCCTAATGGTCTCATATGGAACAACGACTTACAGGCCTGTGATTGGCCTTACAACTACGACTGTCCCTATGACAAGAAGGGACTTATTGTCTTTTCAGATGCCACACCAGACTGTCCACAACCATCCCCAGGTGAGATATTTAACGTTACTTTCTACCCCAATGAGGAAGATTGCACCTTGTATTGGGAATGTGACAATGGACTTCTGAGAAATGGATCTTGTCCTAATGGTCTCATATGGAACAACGACTTACAGGCCTGTGATTGGCCTTACAACTATGACTGTCCCTATGACAAGAAGGGACTTATCGTCCTTTCAGATGCTACTCCAGACTGTCCGCAGCCATCCCCAGGTGAGATTTTCAACGTTACGTTCTACCCCAATGAGGAAGACTGCACCTTGTATTGGGAATGTGACAATGGACTTCTGAGAAATGGATCTTGTCCTAATGGTCTCATATGGAACAACGACTTACAGGCCTGTGATTGGCCTTACAACTATGACTGTCCCTATGACAAGATGGGACTTATTGTCCTTTCAGATGCTACTCCAGACTGTCCGCAGCCATCCCCAGGTGAGATTTTCAACGTTACGTTCTACCCCAATGAGGAAGACTGCACCTTGTATTGGGAATGTGACAATGGACTTCTGAGAAATGGATCTTGTCCTAATGGTCTCATATGGAACAACGACTTACAGGCCTGTGATTGGCCTTACAACTATGACTGTCCCTATGACAAGATGGGACTTATTGTCCTTTCAGATGCTACTCCAGACTGTCCGCAGCCATCCCCAGGTGAGATTTTCAACGTTACGTTCTACCCCAATGAGGAAGACTGCACCTTGTATTGGGAATGTGACAATGGACTTCTGAGAAATGGATCTTGTCCTAATGGTCTCATATGGAACAACGACTTACAGGCCTGTGATTGGCCTTACAACTATGACTGTCCTTATGACAAAAAGGGCCTTATTGTCCTTTCAGATGCCACTCCAGACTGTCCGCAGCCATCTCCAGGTGAGGTTTTCAACGTTACTTTCTACCCCAATGAGGAAGATTGCACGAAGTATTTTGAATGTGACAATGGACTTTTGAGAAACGCGTCTTGCCCTAATGGTCTCATATGGAACAATGACTTACAGGTCTGTGATTGGCCTTACAACTATGACTGTCCCTATGACAAGAAGGAACGTAGTTCCCTGCGAGGTGAGGTGTTTGTTTGTCCTCCAGTTCGCCCGCATTTGTTAGGCGTTGTTATGTTTTTCCCCAATAACGCCAACTGCCACAAATACTGGGAATGTCTTAATGGTAGAGTGAAGGATGGCAATTGTGAAGGAGATCTTGTGTGGAATCCTAATCTCAAGAAATGCGACTTGGAAACTAACTATCCTTGCAACACAGATAACTGA